The Pseudomonas sp. B21-023 genomic interval TCTTCGCGCTGCTTGCGCAGGGCGTCGATCTCGCTGTCGCGCACGCTCGGGTTCACGGCTTTCAACGCGGTCAGGCGCGCCAGCTCCTCGTCGGCTTCGGCGGTGAGGCGCTGCCGGGCCTGGGCCACGCGCTCGTCGTGGGTTGGCAGGACCTTGGCCTCGCCTGCGGCGATGCGCTTGGCCAGCACGTCGCGCTGGGCCTGGACGAACTTGTTGGCGCTGGCCTTGGGCACGCTTTCGAGCTGGTCGTTGAGGGTTTCGAAGGCCACCCGCGGGCCAAGGTCGTTGCCGTTGGTATCGAGCAGGCAGCGCAGCGCGGCCGGTGGCAGGTAGCGCCCCAGCTGCAGGCTGCGCGGTGCCACCACTTCGCTGACGTAGAGCAGTTCGAGCAGCACGGTGCCGGGCTTGAGCGCCTTGTTCTTGATCAGCGCCACGGCGGTGTTGCCCATCGAGCCGGACAGCACCAGGTCCATGCCACCCTGGACCATCGGGTGCTCCCAGGTGAGGAACTGCATGTCTTCGCGCGACAGCGCCTGGCCACGGTCGTAGGTGATGGTCACGCCTTCGTCGTCACCCAGCGGGAAGCTGGCGTCGAGCATCTTCTCGCTCGGCTTGAGGATCAGGGCATTTTCCGAGTGGTCCTCGCTGTCGATACCGAAGGCGTCGAACAGGGTTTCCATGTAGATCGGCAGGGCGAACTGGTCGTCCTGCTCGAGGATTGCCTCGACCAGCGCCTGGCCTTCGCCGGCGCCACCGGAGTTGAGTTCCAGCAGGCGGTCGCGACCGGTGTGCAGCTCGGCCTCCAGGCGCTCGCGCTCGGCTCGGGCCTCGCCGACCAGCTGGGTCCAGCCCTTGTCGTCGCCACCGGCCAGCAGTTGCAGCAGGCGCGGGCCGAACTGATGCTGCAGGGCGTTGCCGGTCGGGCAGGTGTTGAGGAAGGCGTTGAGGCCTTCGTGGTACCACTGGAACAGGCGTTCCTGCGGGCTGTCCTGCAGGTACGGGATGTGCAGTTGGATCGTGTGCTTCTGGCCGATCCGGTCGAGGCGGCCAATGCGTTGCTCGAGCAGGTCCGGGTGTGCCGGCAGGTCGAACATCACCAGGTGATGGGCGAACTGGAAGTTGCGGCCTTCGCTGCCGATCTCGGAACACACCAGCACCTGGGCGCCGAACTCTTCGTCGGCGAAGTAGGCGGCGGCGCGGTCACGCTCGAGGATGCTCATGCCTTCGTGGAACACCGAGGCCGGGATGCCGGAACGCACGCGCAGGGCGTCTTCCAGGTCCATGGCGGTCTCGGCGTGGGCGCAGATCACCAGGACCTTGGTGCGCTTGAGCATCTTCAGGGTGTCGACCAGCCAATCGACCCGTGGGTCGAAACGCCACCAGCGCTCTTCGTCACTGTTATCGCCCAGGGCCTGGAAGGCCACTTCCGGGTACAGCTCGGCGCGCTCGCCCGAAGGCAGGTCGGCGTAGGCCTCGGGGTTGGCCAGCGGGTAGGGGTGCAGCTGGCGTTCGGGGAAGCCCTGGATTGCCGCCCGGGTGTTGCGGAACAGCACGCGGCCGGTGCCGTGGCGGTCGAGCAGTTCGCGGATCAGGCGCGCGCTGGCCTGGCTGTCGCCGTCGCTGACCGCGGCCAGCAGCGCTTCGCCTTCGGCGCCGAGGAAGCCCTGGATGGTGGCGTGGGCTTTCGGCGACAGGCGACCCTCGTCGAGCAGCTCCTGTACGGCTTCGGCCACCGGGCGATAGTGCTCGCTTTCGGCGCGGAAGGCAGCCAGGTCGTGGAAGCGGTTGGGGTCGAGCAGGCGCAGGCGGGCGAAGTGGCTGTCCTGGCCGAGCTGTTCAGGTGTGGCGGTGAGCAGCAGCACGCCGGGAATCACCTGGGCCAGCTGCTCGACCAGCGAGTATTCGGGGCTGGCCTGCTCTTCGTGCCAGACCAGGTGGTGGGCCTCGTCGACCACCATCAGGTCCCAGCCGGCGGCGAACAGCGCGTCCTGGGCCTTCTCGTCCTCGACCAGCCACTCCAGCGCGACCAGCGCCAGTTGGGCATCTTCGAACGGGTTGCTGGCGTCGCTTTCGATGAAGCGCTCGGCGTCGAACAGTGCAACCTGCAGGTTGAAGCGCCGGCGCATTTCCACCAGCCACTGGTGCTGGAGGTTTTCCGGCACCAGGATCAGTACACGGTTGGCACGCCCGGACAGCACTTGGCGGTGGATGACCAGGCCGGCCTCGATGGTCTTGCCCAGGCCAACTTCGTCGGCCAGCAATACGCGCGGGGCGATGCGATCGGCGACTTCACGGGCGATGTGCAACTGGTGGGCGATGGGTTGGGCGCGCACGCCACCCAGGCCCCAGAGCGTGGAGAGCATCTGCTTGCTGGTGTGCTGCAGGGTGTTGTAGCGCAGCGAGAACCACGACAGCGGGTCGATCTGTCCGGCGAACAGGCGGTCGCTGGCCAGGCGGAACTGGATGAAGTTGGACAGCTGCGTCTCGGGCAGCGTGCGTGGCTGGTTCTGCGGGTCGATGCCGTGATAGACCATCAGGCCGTCGATGTCCTCGACCTCCTGCACGGTCAGCTTCCAGCCTTCGAAATGGGTGATCAGATCGCCTGGCGAGAAGCGCACGCGGGTCAGCGGCGCATTGCGTAGCGAGTACTGGCGCGTGTCGCCCGTGGCCGGGTAGAGCACGGTCAGCAGGCGGCCATCCTGCGCCAGGATGGTCCCAAGACCGAGCTCGGCCTCGCTGTCGCTGATCCAGCGTTGCCCCGGTTGATACTGCTGCGCCATACTGCCAAAACTCCCGCGGTGAAAAAGCTGGCCATGTTACCGGATCGGCTGCGCCAGACCAAAGAATCTCAGTGAGTCTAGCGTGTTCATCGACGAACACCCGTCACGAGGGCCATGCGCCAACATGTTTGCCAAGCACCGCTGGTTGAACGTCACCTTGGGCCTGGGCAGCCTGGCGCTGCTGGCCGCCTGTGAACAGAAAAGCTTCGAGATCCTGCCGCCGATCCCGGTCGAGCAACTGGAAGTGCTCGGCGTGCAGACGCCGATCAAGAGCGTGCATTTCCATGACCGCGAGGGCGAGGGCCTGCTGGTGCTGAGCCGGGTCGACGGCCAGGCCACCGACCCTGATAC includes:
- the rapA gene encoding RNA polymerase-associated protein RapA encodes the protein MAQQYQPGQRWISDSEAELGLGTILAQDGRLLTVLYPATGDTRQYSLRNAPLTRVRFSPGDLITHFEGWKLTVQEVEDIDGLMVYHGIDPQNQPRTLPETQLSNFIQFRLASDRLFAGQIDPLSWFSLRYNTLQHTSKQMLSTLWGLGGVRAQPIAHQLHIAREVADRIAPRVLLADEVGLGKTIEAGLVIHRQVLSGRANRVLILVPENLQHQWLVEMRRRFNLQVALFDAERFIESDASNPFEDAQLALVALEWLVEDEKAQDALFAAGWDLMVVDEAHHLVWHEEQASPEYSLVEQLAQVIPGVLLLTATPEQLGQDSHFARLRLLDPNRFHDLAAFRAESEHYRPVAEAVQELLDEGRLSPKAHATIQGFLGAEGEALLAAVSDGDSQASARLIRELLDRHGTGRVLFRNTRAAIQGFPERQLHPYPLANPEAYADLPSGERAELYPEVAFQALGDNSDEERWWRFDPRVDWLVDTLKMLKRTKVLVICAHAETAMDLEDALRVRSGIPASVFHEGMSILERDRAAAYFADEEFGAQVLVCSEIGSEGRNFQFAHHLVMFDLPAHPDLLEQRIGRLDRIGQKHTIQLHIPYLQDSPQERLFQWYHEGLNAFLNTCPTGNALQHQFGPRLLQLLAGGDDKGWTQLVGEARAERERLEAELHTGRDRLLELNSGGAGEGQALVEAILEQDDQFALPIYMETLFDAFGIDSEDHSENALILKPSEKMLDASFPLGDDEGVTITYDRGQALSREDMQFLTWEHPMVQGGMDLVLSGSMGNTAVALIKNKALKPGTVLLELLYVSEVVAPRSLQLGRYLPPAALRCLLDTNGNDLGPRVAFETLNDQLESVPKASANKFVQAQRDVLAKRIAAGEAKVLPTHDERVAQARQRLTAEADEELARLTALKAVNPSVRDSEIDALRKQREEGLAALEKAALRLEAIRVLVAG